The proteins below come from a single Vitis vinifera cultivar Pinot Noir 40024 chromosome 9, ASM3070453v1 genomic window:
- the LOC132254282 gene encoding disease resistance protein UNI-like yields MDCVSPILDVATRLWDCSANSALYIRELQENLKSLKSLTEELSNLSKDVMGRVEREEEQQSRRTHDVDGWLRAVQVMEIEVEEILQNGDQEIQKKCLGTCPKNCWSSYKLGKIVTKKINAVTELKAKGNFDVVAERLPSAPVDERPIGKTVGLDLMFEKVRRCLEDEQVRSIELYGIGGVGKTTLLQKINNEFFRKRNDFDVVIWVVVSKHINIEKIQGVILNKLPTGDDKWKSRSKEEKAAEIFKLLKARNFAILLDDKWERLNLFEVGIPDLNDPTKSKAVLTTRSEQVCNEMEVHKRIRVECLTPDEAFSLFCNKVGENVLNSHPDIKRLANIVVEECKGLPLALIIIRRSMSNRTKF; encoded by the exons ATGGATTGTGTGAGCCCAATCCTGGACGTCGCCACCCGCTTGTGGGATTGCAGCGCCAACAGTGCACTTTATATTCGTGAGCTTCAAGAAAATCTCAAGTCTTTGAAGAGCTTAACGGAGGAACTGAGCAACTTAAGTAAGGATGTGATGGGAAGAGTTGAGCGTGAGGAGGAACAACAGAGTAGACGTACGCATGACGTGGACGGTTGGCTCCGCGCTGTACAGGTCATGGAAATAGAAGTGGAAGAAATATTGCAAAATGGGGATCAAgaaatccaaaagaaatgtCTCGGAACCTGTCCCAAGAATTGTTGGTCAAGCTACAAGCTGGGGAAGATTGTGACTAAAAAGATCAATGCTGTGACTGAATTAAAGGCTAAAGGGAATTTTGATGTTGTGGCTGAGAGGTTGCCTTCTGCACCGGTGGATGAGAGGCCGATTGGGAAGACTGTGGGCTTAGACTTGATGTTTGAGAAGGTTCGGAGATGCCTTGAAGATGAGCAAGTAAGAAGTATTGAATTGTATGGAATTGGGGGTGTTGGAAAAACCACCCTCTTGCAAAAAATCAATAATGAGTTTTTTCGTAAAAGAAACGATTTTGATGTAGTGATATGGGTAGTGGTGTCGAAACACATCAATATAGAAAAAATTCAAGGAGTGATTCTGAATAAATTACCGACCGGAGATGACAAATGGAAGAGTCGCAGCAAGGAGGAGAAGGCTGCAGAAATATTCAAGTTGTTGAAGGCCAGAAACTTTGCGATATTGCTTGATGATAAGTGGGAGCGACTCAATCTCTTTGAGGTGGGGATCCCTGATTTGAATGATCCGACTAAGTCCAAAGCAGTACTCACTACCCGATCTGAACAAGTATGCAATGAAATGGAAGTTCATAAGAGGATAAGGGTAGAGTGTTTGACCCCGGATGAAGCATTTTCTCTGTTTTGTAACAAGGTTGGTGAGAATGTCCTGAATTCACATCCGGATATAAAAAGACTTGCTAATATTGTTGTTGAAGAATGCAAAGGATTGCCACTTGCCCTCATCATCATCAGGCGATCAATG AGTAatagaacaaaattctaa